Genomic DNA from Gemmatimonadota bacterium:
CGTCGACGACAACGGGCTAACGGCCTAGATCCACGCGGTAGCGGCAGGAAGGCGCGGAGCAGGCGGCACCAGCGGCCCCGGGTTGCCCGTGGAGGCGGGTTGCCCGTGGGAGCAGTCAGCCGGTCAGCCGTCCGGGTCCGGATGGATCGAGTCGACCCAGTACACGTTTTCCGGTTTCTCCACCGGTTCGATGTCCAGGTTGACCACGACCGGATCCATGCTGCTACGGCACAGCACGCACTCCAGGGGTTCGTCGGTACGTGCGTTGATCTCCTGGTGGGGCACGTAGGGCGGCACGTAGATGAAGTCGCCCGGTCCCGCCTCCGCCACGAACTCCAGCCGGTCGCCCCAGCGCATCCGCGCCCGGCCCTTCACCACGTAAATCACGCTTTCCAACTCGCCATGATGGTGGGCGCCGGTCTTCGCGTTCGGATGGATGGTCACCGTGCCGGCCCAGATCTTGCTCGCGCCGGTCCGCGCGTGGTTGATCGCCGCGGCCCGCGACATGCCCGGCGTCTGCGGGGTGTTGGTGTCGAGCTGGTCGCCGGGGATGACCTTCACCCCGTCATCGCGCCATTTCGGATCGTCATGCATGGCTTGACCCCTTCAGCTGCCGCACGTAGTCACTTTGGAGCGGGCTTATCATCCAGCCCGAGCCTGTGCAGCTAGTGATTCAGTCCGAGCTGTGCGCGCAACTTCACGTCCGCCACACTGTTCTTCATCCAGTAGTCCAGCATCAGCCGCTTGTTCAGGACTGCCGTGGTGACCAGTTCCTTCTGTGTGCCATCCTCCGCGAACTCGACTTCCTCCCAGGACTCGATCTCGTGGGGGAAGTCCTTCTTGAAACGAATGGTCAGGGTGCGGTTCAATTCAGGATAGTATACCAGATTGTATACCATCAGATCAGGCTCTCGCACGTCCGGCATCAGGATGGCCGTGGCGTTCACGGTCCGCCACACGGTGTGGTCGAACCGCTGGTACAGCGTACCCGGAATCATGGTGACGTTACCCGTCGGCAGGGCGTCCGGATTCAGGCGGATCGTCGTCCAGATCTCGTCTTCCGTAATGGCGTCCTCGAGGTTGGTGACCCGGTCGCCTTCGCTCTCGAAGTACGAATACTGCTGGACGTAGTACTGGTCGTCCAGCCGGTTCAACTGGACGAAGGCGTGGCCGCACCATTCCTGGACCGACGTCGTGATCTTCAGGGTCCGAGGAAAGCGGTCCCCGTACACCGGGGTA
This window encodes:
- a CDS encoding cupin domain-containing protein is translated as MHDDPKWRDDGVKVIPGDQLDTNTPQTPGMSRAAAINHARTGASKIWAGTVTIHPNAKTGAHHHGELESVIYVVKGRARMRWGDRLEFVAEAGPGDFIYVPPYVPHQEINARTDEPLECVLCRSSMDPVVVNLDIEPVEKPENVYWVDSIHPDPDG